One genomic segment of Erythrolamprus reginae isolate rEryReg1 chromosome 2, rEryReg1.hap1, whole genome shotgun sequence includes these proteins:
- the RPS14 gene encoding small ribosomal subunit protein uS11 produces MAPRKGKEKKEEQVISLGPQVAEGENVFGVCHIFASFNDTFVHVTDLSGKETICRVTGGMKVKADRDESSPYAAMLAAQDVAQRCKELGITALHIKLRATGGNRTKTPGPGAQSALRALARSGMKIGRIEDVTPIPSDSTRRKGGRRGRRL; encoded by the exons ATGGCTCCCCGTAAgggtaaggaaaagaaggaagagcagGTTATAAGTTTGGGACCACAGGTTGCTGAAGGAGAAAATGTGTTTGGAGTTTGCCACATCTTTGCTTCCTTCAATGATACATTTGTCCATGTAACTGACCTGTCTGGCAA GGAAACTATCTGCCGAGTAACTGGTGGCATGAAAGTGAAGGCCGACAGGGATGAGTCTTCTCCTTATGCTGCTATGCTGGCTGCTCAAGACGTAGCACAACGATGCAAGGAACTGGGGATCACTGCCCTTCATATCAAACTGCGGGCTACGGGTGGAAACAG AACAAAAACTCCTGGACCTGGAGCTCAGTCAGCTCTCCGGGCTTTGGCTCGGTCTGGCATGAAGATTGGGCGCATTG AGGATGTTACCCCCATTCCTTCAGACAGCACTCGCAGAAAGGGCGGTCGTCGTGGTCGTCGTCTGTAA